Proteins co-encoded in one Christiangramia fulva genomic window:
- a CDS encoding peptidoglycan DD-metalloendopeptidase family protein, producing the protein MVNRKIIGIFLMLCLIACSKIEKTGDLLKGLSAREKYQKENDISDELFELWNSQIDSALNDKIKISLPYREIGGLMPRDFSVYSYEGYFLPGEIIKAKMQTDSSETKIFIQLYKADENDPDNFQKIAQPDDDSPGLNHEINEKGLYKIIFQPEIEAHTPFKLEIEKSPAYIFPVVNGRNEDIGSYFGDMREGGKRDHKGLDIFAKKGTAVVAAVNGRIIRTGEEGLGGKQVWLRDPKRHQSLYYAHLDSIIPDLSRVKTGDTLGFVGNTGNAVNTPSHLHFRIYKRSRGAIDPIGFVYQTEHHNLGAQEQGIIPPRVIVTGKTANFRNKPSNDNSRLLKTAKQGEKLKVLGKAEDWFHVRDSLNQSMFIHESLVIPAD; encoded by the coding sequence ATGGTGAACAGGAAGATAATAGGGATTTTTTTGATGCTTTGCCTGATCGCCTGCTCAAAAATTGAAAAAACAGGTGACCTCCTCAAAGGATTATCTGCCAGGGAAAAATATCAGAAAGAAAACGATATTTCCGATGAACTTTTTGAGCTCTGGAACTCACAAATCGATAGTGCCCTTAATGACAAAATAAAAATCAGTTTGCCATACCGGGAAATTGGGGGACTCATGCCCAGGGATTTTTCGGTATATTCTTATGAAGGCTATTTTTTACCGGGAGAGATCATCAAAGCGAAAATGCAAACCGATTCTTCCGAAACAAAAATTTTTATTCAGTTATATAAAGCCGATGAAAATGATCCGGATAATTTTCAGAAAATAGCTCAACCCGATGACGATAGCCCAGGCCTAAATCATGAGATCAATGAAAAAGGGCTTTACAAGATCATTTTTCAGCCCGAAATTGAAGCTCATACCCCATTTAAACTGGAAATAGAAAAATCACCGGCCTACATTTTCCCTGTTGTTAATGGAAGGAATGAAGATATTGGCAGTTATTTTGGCGATATGCGGGAAGGCGGAAAACGAGATCATAAAGGCCTGGATATTTTCGCTAAAAAGGGAACGGCCGTGGTTGCCGCGGTTAATGGGCGTATCATACGTACCGGCGAGGAAGGCCTGGGCGGAAAACAGGTTTGGCTAAGGGATCCTAAACGGCACCAGTCTTTATATTACGCGCATCTCGATAGTATCATTCCAGATCTGTCACGGGTAAAGACTGGCGATACCTTAGGTTTTGTTGGTAATACAGGAAACGCCGTGAACACTCCTTCACATCTGCATTTCAGAATTTACAAACGCAGCAGGGGAGCTATCGACCCTATAGGTTTTGTTTACCAAACCGAACATCATAATTTAGGTGCACAGGAACAAGGCATCATTCCTCCACGGGTTATAGTCACCGGTAAAACAGCCAATTTCAGAAATAAACCTTCTAACGATAATTCCCGGTTGCTCAAAACTGCAAAACAGGGAGAAAAATTAAAAGTTTTAGGCAAAGCTGAAGACTGGTTCCATGTGCGTGACAGTCTGAACCAGTCTATGTTTATTCATGAAAGCCTTGTAATACCTGCCGATTAG
- a CDS encoding NADP(H)-dependent aldo-keto reductase translates to MKYTKLPNTDVKVSKICLGSMTWGQQNTEKEGHQQIDYALDQGINFIDTAEMYPVPARPETQGSTEEIIGSWLKKTGRREEIVLASKIAGPADMVSHIRENMGFHKKAMEDAIHNSLRRLNTDYIDLYQLHWPERNTNFFGKRDYSHEEEEKWEDNFREILENLNQFIQQGKIRYIGLSNESPYGLMRFLEESKNDLPRVRTVQNPYSLLNRKDEIGLTEIYHRENVGLLPYSPLGMGTLSGKHLNGIKKNTRLSLFPQYKRYTNHQAVEATKKYNQLAVKFEMSLTHLALAFVNQQPFVTSNIIGATTMDQLREDISSIDVELSDEILEEIDEIHNSMPNPAP, encoded by the coding sequence ATGAAATACACCAAACTTCCGAATACGGATGTAAAAGTGAGTAAAATATGCCTGGGTTCCATGACGTGGGGCCAGCAAAACACAGAAAAAGAAGGTCACCAACAAATAGATTATGCCTTAGATCAGGGAATCAATTTTATTGATACCGCTGAAATGTACCCGGTACCTGCGCGTCCCGAGACTCAGGGGAGCACCGAGGAGATAATTGGCAGCTGGCTTAAGAAAACCGGTAGAAGGGAGGAAATAGTCCTCGCTTCCAAAATTGCAGGTCCTGCTGATATGGTGTCCCATATTCGTGAAAATATGGGCTTTCATAAAAAAGCAATGGAGGATGCCATTCACAACAGTCTTAGGCGCCTCAATACAGATTATATAGACCTTTACCAGCTTCACTGGCCGGAGCGAAATACCAATTTCTTTGGAAAAAGGGATTATTCGCATGAGGAAGAGGAAAAATGGGAAGATAACTTCAGGGAGATCCTTGAAAATCTTAACCAGTTTATTCAGCAGGGAAAAATCAGATATATTGGTCTCTCTAATGAAAGTCCTTACGGACTGATGCGTTTTCTGGAAGAAAGCAAAAATGACCTGCCACGGGTAAGAACAGTTCAGAATCCCTATAGCCTCTTGAACCGAAAGGATGAAATCGGGCTTACTGAAATTTATCATCGCGAAAATGTGGGTTTATTGCCGTATTCACCTCTTGGAATGGGAACGCTTAGCGGGAAACACCTGAATGGGATTAAAAAAAATACACGATTAAGCCTTTTCCCGCAGTATAAAAGGTATACCAATCACCAGGCGGTAGAAGCCACTAAAAAATACAATCAGCTGGCGGTGAAGTTTGAGATGAGTTTAACCCATCTCGCGCTGGCTTTTGTTAACCAGCAGCCTTTTGTAACCAGCAATATTATTGGAGCCACGACGATGGATCAACTCAGGGAAGATATATCGAGTATCGATGTGGAACTTTCTGATGAAATCCTGGAAGAGATCGATGAAATTCATAATTCCATGCCCAATCCAGCTCCCTAA
- the radA gene encoding DNA repair protein RadA: protein MAKVKTAYYCQKCGAQYAKWQGKCNSCGDWNTIVEEVIQKPDPKDWKTSAKKEAKKASKPLLISEIETSPQHRMITGNGELDRVLGGGLVPGSLTLLGGEPGIGKSTLLLQISLGLRNKVLYVSGEESQQQIKMRAQRINPDPANCFILTETKTQNIFRNVEEIEPEVVIIDSIQTLHSDYIESSPGSISQIRECTAELIKFAKESNTPVILIGHITKEGSIAGPKVLEHMVDTVLQFEGDRNHVYRILRAHKNRFGSTHELGIYEMQGSGLREVSNPSEILISRNEEDLSGTAIASTLEGMRPLMIEIQALVSTAVYGTPQRSTTGYNAKRLNMLLAVLEKRAGFRLGAKDVFLNITGGISVEDPAIDLAVVAAILSSNEDIALEKDFCFSAEVGLAGEIRPVMKIEQRILEAEKLGFGSIMISKLSKIPRQHFKINIVKVSKIEDVVGYLFS, encoded by the coding sequence ATGGCGAAGGTGAAAACCGCGTATTATTGTCAAAAATGTGGGGCGCAATATGCCAAATGGCAGGGAAAATGCAATTCCTGCGGCGACTGGAATACTATTGTTGAAGAGGTTATACAAAAGCCTGATCCCAAAGACTGGAAAACTTCAGCTAAAAAAGAAGCCAAAAAAGCTTCAAAACCTTTGCTGATTTCTGAAATTGAGACCAGTCCGCAGCACCGAATGATCACCGGGAATGGAGAACTTGACCGCGTTCTTGGCGGAGGCCTCGTTCCCGGCTCCCTTACCCTGCTCGGCGGCGAACCCGGAATTGGGAAAAGTACGCTGTTGCTTCAAATTTCTCTGGGCCTTCGCAATAAAGTGCTGTACGTTTCAGGAGAAGAAAGCCAGCAGCAAATCAAAATGCGGGCACAACGAATCAATCCCGATCCCGCAAATTGTTTCATTTTAACCGAAACCAAAACTCAGAATATCTTTCGCAATGTGGAAGAAATAGAACCTGAGGTGGTGATCATAGACTCCATACAAACCCTTCACAGCGATTATATTGAAAGTTCCCCGGGAAGCATCTCCCAAATTAGAGAATGTACCGCAGAACTTATCAAATTTGCCAAAGAGAGCAACACACCGGTTATCTTGATAGGCCACATCACCAAGGAAGGCAGCATTGCCGGTCCAAAAGTACTGGAACACATGGTTGATACCGTGCTTCAGTTTGAAGGCGACCGCAATCATGTTTACCGGATTCTAAGGGCGCACAAAAACCGATTTGGCTCAACCCATGAACTCGGAATTTATGAAATGCAGGGCAGCGGATTAAGAGAAGTTTCCAATCCTTCCGAAATTTTAATTTCCAGGAATGAAGAAGATCTTAGTGGCACCGCAATCGCTTCCACGCTGGAAGGTATGCGCCCGCTTATGATCGAAATCCAGGCTTTGGTAAGCACCGCCGTTTATGGCACACCTCAGCGATCTACCACGGGTTATAATGCGAAAAGACTGAATATGCTTTTAGCCGTTCTTGAAAAACGCGCAGGTTTCAGGTTGGGAGCCAAAGATGTTTTCTTAAATATTACCGGTGGGATTAGCGTGGAAGATCCCGCGATCGACCTGGCGGTAGTGGCCGCCATTCTTTCTTCAAATGAAGATATCGCGCTGGAAAAAGATTTCTGCTTTTCTGCTGAAGTAGGCCTTGCCGGGGAAATTCGCCCGGTTATGAAAATTGAACAACGTATTCTCGAAGCCGAAAAATTAGGTTTTGGATCTATAATGATTTCAAAACTTAGTAAAATTCCGAGACAGCACTTCAAGATCAACATCGTTAAAGTTTCCAAAATTGAGGATGTGGTAGGATATCTTTTTTCCTGA